Genomic segment of Glutamicibacter sp. JL.03c:
ACCTTCAATGCGATAAACGTTGCGCGATTCGCCTGGGATTTCAGTCTGTGTCCGGGAGATCTGTTGCGGCGCTGATCAAGCAATGCGGTAAACAACGACCACGGGATGACCAGAAAGTTTGCGAATTTCATAGCCTGCAGCGGACAGAGCCTCCCGAAGCGATCCGTCTGCGACGGAGGCAAGGAACTGGTCGACGGTTCCGTTTACCTGCCCCAGCAGTTCCAACCCGATCGGTTCGCCGAAAATATCTAGGTCCACATTGACTCCGAATGGGAGCGTGGTGTTTTCGACTTCCGCTGTCTCCCCGCTTGGTTCACCGGTTAGCGCGATGTATCCGGCACCGGCTTCCCTGTCATATGTCATGCTCAATGGCTTGTTCATGAGCCCTTCTAGGTTTCGTACGGCGGATTCGGGTTGGTGGCGATGGAACTACCCACAATAGTTCCATCACGTGGCATCGTTCTCTTCTATCGCTTTTCAAGCGATGGTGAATATCTATTGAGGCTCTGGGCACCGTGTGGCGGTGGCAACACAGAATTCTCGAATCATCTGCACTGCGGGTCCGGACTGTAATGAATCCAAAAGAGCACCTCTTTGCCACCGGAACAGTCTCAAAGTCCCCAAAAGCGGTAATCCATATGTTCGACAGCAGATCGTCCCGCAAGACGGTCCTCATACGGGACACCTAATCCGTTAACTGGGTATGTTTTCGAAACTCCGAGTTTTCAAAGATTTCAGAGTCCCGTAAACCCCGCCCGAGAAAATGCCCGGTGAAGGGGCCTTTTACGGACGCCAAAAACGACTGTTTTTGAAAGGACAAGTAAACTCTGACAGATTGCCGAGGCATTCGTTGCTCCGTCCTGCCTAGCGCCCGAAACCCGCTTGAGAATCGTCCGTCGTCAAGTGGCATGCGCGAATACAACGAGTGACAGCCAGCAAGTGGTCGTTGTATTTCCACTCCGTCCAGATCGCTAATCGCAGTTGCCAGCGATATGGATATGCCTGGTGA
This window contains:
- a CDS encoding DUF2283 domain-containing protein — encoded protein: MNKPLSMTYDREAGAGYIALTGEPSGETAEVENTTLPFGVNVDLDIFGEPIGLELLGQVNGTVDQFLASVADGSLREALSAAGYEIRKLSGHPVVVVYRIA